In the Magnetospira sp. QH-2 genome, one interval contains:
- a CDS encoding NAD(P)/FAD-dependent oxidoreductase: MAHVVIIGAGVGGMPMAYEMRDALRKEDKITVIGNGPDFQFTPSNPWVLVGWRKRKDVVVPVEKYLNKKGIDFVPVPVKKVHPDDSKVELADGQSMDYDYLVVASGPHLAFEEVEGLGPNGFTQSVCHVDHAVKAYEKWEEFCKNPGPIVVGAVQGASCYGPAYEMAMIMDTDLRRRKIRDKVPMTFVTAEPYVGHLGLGGVGDSKGLLESEFRGAHVKWICNAKVEKVEDGKMHVAEMNPDGSEKQKHEVDFKYSMMLPAFKGIEAVQGIEGLVNPRGFVTVNKFQQNEKFKNIYAVGVVVAIPPVEACALPVGAPKTGYMIESMVTATAHNVRNMIDGKSPDQEATWNAICLADFGDRGAAFVALPQIPPRNVNWFAGGKWVHLAKVAFEKYFIRKIKKGTSEPIYEKYTLKALGVTKLKDKYTEPTVHD; encoded by the coding sequence ATGGCACATGTGGTGATTATCGGGGCGGGCGTCGGCGGCATGCCGATGGCTTATGAAATGCGCGACGCCCTGCGCAAGGAAGACAAGATCACGGTCATCGGCAATGGCCCCGATTTCCAGTTTACGCCCTCCAACCCCTGGGTCTTGGTGGGCTGGCGCAAGCGCAAGGATGTGGTGGTCCCGGTCGAGAAATACCTGAATAAAAAAGGTATCGACTTTGTCCCGGTCCCGGTCAAAAAAGTTCATCCCGATGATAGCAAGGTTGAACTGGCCGATGGTCAGTCCATGGACTACGACTACCTGGTGGTCGCGTCGGGCCCGCATTTGGCCTTCGAGGAAGTGGAAGGTCTGGGCCCCAATGGCTTCACCCAGTCGGTCTGTCATGTGGACCATGCGGTGAAGGCTTATGAGAAGTGGGAAGAATTCTGCAAGAATCCCGGTCCCATCGTGGTCGGTGCGGTGCAAGGTGCTTCTTGCTACGGACCAGCCTATGAGATGGCCATGATCATGGATACGGACCTGCGTCGCCGCAAGATCCGCGACAAGGTACCGATGACATTTGTCACGGCGGAACCCTACGTGGGCCATCTGGGCCTGGGCGGTGTCGGCGACTCAAAGGGGTTGCTGGAATCCGAGTTCCGCGGCGCCCACGTCAAATGGATCTGCAATGCCAAGGTCGAAAAAGTCGAAGACGGCAAGATGCATGTGGCCGAGATGAACCCCGACGGAAGCGAAAAGCAGAAGCATGAGGTCGACTTCAAATACTCCATGATGCTGCCCGCCTTCAAAGGCATCGAGGCGGTTCAAGGCATCGAGGGCCTCGTCAATCCGCGCGGTTTCGTGACCGTCAACAAGTTCCAGCAAAACGAAAAGTTCAAGAATATCTATGCGGTTGGCGTCGTGGTGGCCATTCCGCCGGTGGAAGCCTGTGCCTTGCCGGTCGGCGCGCCCAAGACTGGGTACATGATCGAGTCCATGGTGACGGCCACCGCCCATAACGTGCGCAATATGATTGATGGCAAATCACCCGATCAGGAGGCCACCTGGAATGCCATCTGTCTCGCCGATTTCGGTGATCGGGGCGCCGCCTTCGTGGCCTTGCCGCAGATCCCGCCGCGCAACGTCAATTGGTTCGCCGGCGGCAAATGGGTGCATCTGGCCAAAGTCGCCTTTGAGAAGTACTTCATTCGCAA
- a CDS encoding dynamin family protein gives MLQTHSPKFLSKRLRSLEEHLQGENPILVEFLPTFYRLDKMLHRMGLLDRDSSLATRISWWPVVAVLGTFSSGKSTFINAYIGDKLQETGNQAVDDKFTVVCYRTPTQGQNLTLPGTALDADPRFPFFRMSREIEKVHEGEGKHIESYLQLKTTSEENLRGKIVIDSPGFDADDQRRSTLRITDHIIDLSDLVLVFFDARHPEPGAMQDTLKHLVTTTRQRTDASKFLYILNQIDTTAKEDNPEAVVGAWQRAIAQAGLTTGRFYCIYNPEAAVPIEDAALRQRFESKRDEDMRAILGRMGEVEIQRSYRIVGVLETVVNEVETEIVPKLRAAVDKWRRGVVIGDLVAYALLIIGALALVIGMDWLPGPEDGLLAWLGAHSLDIGVGVGAVVAMGLGFHFWLRGVMARRVAAKLPEVVGQVELNLKQAFLRNTKFYRSIFAKDPAGWGKRALRKFQALRETAAQHVQRLNDCYADPSGRLNQPEPPKLAAVQEMAPPTVPAPEEVPPVMVEK, from the coding sequence ATGCTACAGACCCATAGCCCGAAATTTCTGTCCAAGCGGCTCCGCAGCCTGGAAGAACATCTGCAAGGCGAGAACCCGATTTTGGTCGAGTTTCTGCCGACGTTCTACCGGCTCGACAAGATGCTGCACCGGATGGGGCTTTTGGACCGGGATTCATCCCTGGCCACCCGCATTTCGTGGTGGCCGGTGGTGGCGGTGCTGGGCACGTTCTCTTCCGGCAAGTCCACCTTTATCAATGCCTATATTGGCGACAAGCTTCAAGAAACCGGCAATCAGGCCGTGGACGACAAATTCACCGTGGTTTGCTATCGCACCCCGACCCAGGGTCAGAATTTGACCCTGCCGGGAACGGCCCTGGATGCCGACCCGCGTTTTCCGTTCTTCCGCATGAGCCGGGAAATCGAAAAAGTCCACGAGGGCGAAGGCAAGCATATCGAGAGCTATCTACAGCTCAAGACCACCTCGGAGGAGAACCTGCGCGGCAAGATCGTCATCGATTCCCCTGGCTTCGATGCCGATGATCAGCGCCGTTCAACCTTGCGCATCACCGACCATATTATTGATTTGTCGGATCTGGTCCTGGTGTTTTTCGATGCCCGTCATCCAGAGCCGGGCGCCATGCAAGATACCCTCAAGCATCTGGTGACCACCACCCGGCAGCGCACCGATGCCAGCAAGTTCCTCTATATCCTCAATCAGATCGATACGACGGCCAAGGAGGACAACCCCGAAGCCGTCGTGGGCGCCTGGCAACGAGCCATCGCGCAGGCCGGGCTGACCACCGGGCGGTTCTATTGCATCTACAATCCGGAAGCCGCCGTTCCCATCGAGGATGCCGCGCTTCGACAGCGTTTCGAAAGCAAGCGCGACGAAGACATGCGGGCCATCCTTGGTCGGATGGGCGAGGTGGAAATTCAACGCAGCTACCGCATCGTCGGGGTCTTGGAAACCGTCGTCAATGAGGTGGAAACGGAGATTGTTCCGAAACTGCGCGCGGCGGTGGATAAATGGCGCCGGGGTGTGGTGATTGGTGATCTGGTGGCCTATGCCTTATTGATCATTGGGGCCCTTGCCTTGGTCATCGGCATGGATTGGCTGCCCGGCCCCGAGGACGGCCTGTTGGCCTGGCTGGGAGCCCATAGTCTGGATATCGGTGTCGGGGTCGGCGCGGTGGTTGCCATGGGCCTGGGCTTCCATTTCTGGCTGCGCGGGGTGATGGCCCGAAGGGTTGCCGCCAAACTGCCTGAAGTGGTCGGTCAGGTGGAATTGAACCTCAAGCAGGCTTTTCTTCGAAACACCAAATTCTATCGCAGTATTTTTGCCAAGGATCCGGCGGGATGGGGTAAGCGAGCCCTGCGCAAGTTCCAGGCTCTGCGCGAAACCGCGGCCCAGCATGTACAGCGTCTGAACGACTGTTATGCCGATCCGTCGGGGCGCCTCAATCAACCGGAACCGCCAAAGCTGGCAGCCGTACAGGAAATGGCACCGCCAACGGTCCCGGCCCCGGAAGAGGTGCCGCCAGTCATGGTGGAGAAGTAA
- a CDS encoding tol-pal system YbgF family protein, translating to MALMRLLVLYALVGLGIYGYFKRDEVMPMLNGAWHDIEETAEDLSREVGLSEEDDKDEAEEAKAEGDDKAEGNNKAEDPAPAVAEAKPQPAPTPEPVSEPKADAPAAAAAETPAAPVEAAPEAKPQPAPTPKPAAQDAPAPNAAPAPAQMTMREMSMARHPGAAPAPQAAPANQAAPARMEPPKRPEPRKLPEHHRRGPISEADLAPEVRDGWIAARLAFYEGDYEKAEAQYKSLAEANPDLPDVMGELGNLYYYQQQHDKAAEAYLETGMRALKSNQLGLASSLIGALQRLAPDMAAKLRKELQNHGR from the coding sequence ATGGCTTTGATGCGTTTGTTGGTGCTTTACGCACTGGTCGGCTTGGGGATTTACGGATACTTCAAGCGAGATGAAGTGATGCCCATGTTGAACGGGGCCTGGCACGATATCGAGGAGACCGCCGAGGACCTGAGTCGCGAGGTCGGGCTGAGCGAAGAAGACGACAAGGATGAAGCCGAGGAGGCGAAAGCCGAGGGCGACGACAAGGCCGAGGGCAACAACAAAGCCGAGGACCCGGCGCCAGCCGTCGCCGAAGCCAAACCGCAACCGGCACCAACGCCTGAGCCTGTTTCAGAGCCCAAGGCGGATGCACCCGCCGCAGCGGCCGCCGAGACACCCGCCGCGCCGGTCGAGGCCGCCCCCGAAGCCAAACCACAACCCGCGCCGACGCCGAAGCCTGCCGCCCAGGACGCGCCCGCGCCAAACGCGGCTCCCGCGCCCGCCCAGATGACCATGCGGGAAATGTCCATGGCCCGCCATCCCGGCGCCGCTCCGGCGCCGCAAGCAGCTCCCGCCAACCAGGCCGCCCCTGCCCGTATGGAGCCGCCGAAGCGTCCGGAACCGCGCAAGCTGCCCGAGCATCATCGCCGGGGACCCATTTCGGAAGCCGATTTGGCGCCTGAAGTGCGCGACGGATGGATTGCCGCCCGTCTCGCTTTCTATGAAGGGGATTACGAAAAGGCTGAAGCCCAGTATAAAAGCCTGGCCGAGGCCAATCCCGACCTCCCGGACGTGATGGGTGAATTGGGCAACCTCTACTACTACCAACAGCAACACGACAAAGCAGCGGAGGCCTACTTGGAAACCGGTATGCGGGCGCTGAAAAGCAACCAGCTGGGGCTCGCCTCGTCGTTGATTGGGGCTCTGCAACGCTTGGCACCGGACATGGCCGCCAAGCTGCGTAAGGAACTACAGAACCACGGTCGTTGA
- a CDS encoding AAA family ATPase, with protein sequence MITLVGNLKGGTGKSTAAFNLALWLAARGDKVTVCDLDPQATLRDVLELRGDEGYEPQLKNERDLPDRATGEVIVDVGTSDMIGVHEGIKRAHQIIIPVAPSQADVWATQRFIELVKKHAGRKKPRMRAFINRADPHPLSHENRETLEALQSLPQIEFLSSRLTQRMVFRRSFSEGLGVFELEPSGKGAKELNALGKEIFS encoded by the coding sequence ATGATTACATTGGTCGGCAATCTCAAAGGTGGCACGGGTAAAAGCACCGCGGCCTTCAATCTGGCTCTTTGGCTGGCTGCCCGGGGCGACAAGGTCACCGTCTGCGATCTGGATCCGCAGGCGACCTTGCGCGATGTGCTCGAGCTGCGCGGCGACGAAGGCTACGAGCCGCAGCTAAAGAACGAACGGGATCTCCCAGACCGGGCAACCGGCGAGGTCATTGTTGATGTGGGAACATCGGACATGATTGGCGTGCATGAAGGGATCAAGCGCGCCCATCAGATCATTATTCCGGTGGCGCCGAGCCAGGCGGATGTCTGGGCAACCCAGCGATTCATTGAATTAGTCAAGAAACATGCCGGCCGGAAAAAGCCGCGTATGCGGGCTTTCATCAACCGCGCCGACCCGCATCCGCTGTCGCACGAGAACAGGGAAACTCTGGAGGCGCTTCAGTCGCTGCCACAGATCGAGTTCCTGTCTTCCCGGCTGACGCAACGCATGGTCTTCCGCCGCTCGTTCTCCGAGGGGCTGGGTGTTTTTGAATTGGAGCCCTCAGGAAAGGGGGCCAAGGAACTGAACGCGCTTGGGAAGGAAATCTTCTCCTAA
- a CDS encoding sulfur globule family protein: MKKVLLTSALALALGTGIAVSDASAWWGGGPWNNNGWGNNNGWGDGSGSGFGDGSGSFNFGMSGSGRGNNSWNGYNGYNGYNGYNGYGGGPWGHPGYGYGAPYGAPYGAPYGVPYGAPVAPAPAAPAPAQ, encoded by the coding sequence ATGAAGAAAGTTCTTTTGACCTCTGCCCTGGCTTTGGCCCTGGGCACCGGTATCGCGGTTTCCGACGCTTCCGCTTGGTGGGGCGGCGGTCCGTGGAACAACAACGGCTGGGGCAACAACAACGGTTGGGGCGATGGCTCCGGTTCCGGCTTTGGTGATGGCTCCGGCAGCTTCAATTTCGGTATGAGCGGCAGCGGTCGTGGCAACAATAGCTGGAATGGCTACAACGGCTATAACGGCTACAATGGCTACAACGGCTACGGCGGCGGCCCGTGGGGTCACCCGGGTTACGGCTATGGCGCTCCCTATGGTGCTCCGTATGGTGCCCCGTATGGCGTTCCCTATGGCGCCCCGGTTGCTCCGGCTCCGGCTGCTCCGGCTCCGGCCCAGTAA
- a CDS encoding efflux RND transporter permease subunit: MTAENENTNEDSKSKPEAHLGLAGSMAKAFINSPLSPLFLFTSLALGILGLMSTPRQEDPQISVPMVDIFFQYQGASAEQVASLATDPLERLMSEIPGVKHVYSMSKRDGGMVTVQFEVGEAMEPSLIKLWDKLMSNMDKVPPGVSQPMVKPKGVDDVPVVTLTLWSHEVDEAALRLLGLDVMQRLKEVPNTSQSFIVGGRSEAIKVEVYPERLSGFGIGLDQLAQTVTSANAERGVGTAEIGETSFTLYTGSFLRRAKDIERLMVGVHHGSPVYVRDVAVVTEATEDATSVVSYYTGPAYGIPRGEVFVSDDGETDLADEEAHSQRAAEQDLAPVGAPAVTIAVAKKPNTNGVTVASAILEHVERLKGSQIPDNVHVEVTRNYGQTANDKVNNLVFKLFVATGVVTIFIFLALGLRAAIVVLIVIPVVILVTVLAAWLMGYTIDRVSLFALIFSIGILVDDAIVVIENIYRRWLEEGTIDVSVSIDAVREVGNPTILATFTVIAALLPMGFVSGMMGPYMEPIPALGSVAMLFSLFAAFIFTPWLAQRIRPSMAKLHKMEQKEHSQNEKLGKLFSNILNPLLESKVKGWTFAAFLIGALLLSCYMFPTTAVTVKMLPHDNKPEFNVSINMPDGTALPVTANVASRLADELLKIPEVTSVQTYAGTASPFNFNGLVRHTYMRSMPWMGDIQVQLVHKSDRDRTSHQLAGYTRDLLTPIAKEMGAKIEIIEMPPGPPVLQTMVAEIYGPDPETRRQVAKDITRLFEKAESVVDVDNFLQSKYDTWRFVVEREKASRRGVSVEDINRQLEMAMGGFKMGDVKVGHALEPRYIVLQMPMAFRSQFGHLGELPVPSAQGNMIPLGELGRFEAFTIDDPVYHKDLRPLEYVTGEVSGRLGAPIYGILEVEDLLDGYESPDGVRVATEYMGPPASSQASAMEWTGEWTVTYETFRDMGIAFGAAMILIYILVVWEFGNFTLPAIIMVPIPLTLIGIIPGHAIIGAMIGGGEFTATSMIGFIALAGIIVRNSILLVDFSKHAVAGGMDVQDAVISACRTRTRPIIITAFALVGGSFVILDDPIFQGMAISLMAGVLVSTVLTLVVIPLGCVSFRKAMCVPTEEGHIHSPCAAGAHLEGSRDVGIGAQDDDEDEFKTPLWMKIWSGLIMAFYVIRAMAMFVWMGLQSVFGFVRNLFGRGSDVDDLPPPTPPPYTPPTPPTPPVPPKPPVDKAPEPKPEPKAKSEPKSVAAPKPAPKAEVIAPEPAVKEAAKPEPVKPTIIEAEPEAPKAKEAPAGTASDTKVVAAAAMGAATGAAVLAATSDKTPEEEPAAKSAPAAKPAAKKSAVTKAPAAKPAAKKAPAAKPAAKKAPAKKPDAKKAVAKKPAAKKTATAKPAAPKTAKAPAAKPKAATASKAGPKSAAKAATKPASSAASKARKRRGIRLKTSINESSDDQT, translated from the coding sequence GACAGCAAGAGCAAGCCGGAGGCACATCTCGGTCTGGCCGGGAGCATGGCAAAGGCGTTTATCAACTCGCCTCTGTCTCCGTTGTTCCTGTTTACCAGCTTAGCCCTGGGTATCCTGGGCCTTATGTCCACGCCACGGCAGGAAGATCCTCAAATCTCCGTGCCCATGGTCGATATTTTCTTCCAATACCAAGGCGCGTCCGCCGAACAGGTCGCCAGTCTGGCCACGGATCCTCTCGAGCGATTGATGAGTGAAATCCCGGGGGTCAAACACGTCTATTCCATGTCCAAGCGCGATGGCGGCATGGTGACGGTCCAGTTCGAGGTCGGCGAGGCCATGGAGCCTTCGCTGATCAAGCTCTGGGACAAGCTGATGTCCAACATGGACAAGGTCCCGCCCGGAGTCTCTCAGCCCATGGTCAAGCCAAAGGGCGTTGACGATGTTCCGGTGGTGACCCTGACTCTGTGGTCCCACGAAGTGGACGAGGCGGCTCTCCGGCTTCTCGGCCTAGATGTGATGCAGCGCTTGAAAGAGGTTCCCAATACCTCGCAAAGCTTCATTGTTGGCGGCCGTTCCGAGGCCATCAAGGTCGAGGTCTATCCGGAGCGCCTGTCCGGCTTTGGCATCGGTCTGGATCAATTGGCGCAAACCGTGACGTCGGCCAATGCCGAGCGGGGTGTCGGCACGGCGGAAATCGGTGAAACGAGCTTTACCCTCTATACCGGTTCTTTCTTGCGCCGGGCCAAGGATATCGAGCGCCTGATGGTGGGGGTCCACCATGGCAGCCCGGTTTATGTGCGCGACGTGGCCGTCGTGACGGAAGCCACCGAAGACGCGACGAGCGTGGTCTCATACTATACCGGCCCGGCCTATGGCATTCCCCGGGGCGAAGTCTTCGTGAGCGATGATGGCGAGACCGATCTGGCCGACGAGGAAGCGCATAGCCAGCGCGCGGCGGAACAGGATCTGGCGCCCGTGGGCGCGCCTGCGGTGACCATCGCCGTGGCCAAGAAGCCGAACACCAACGGCGTGACCGTGGCCTCGGCAATCTTGGAACATGTGGAACGGCTCAAGGGCAGTCAGATTCCCGACAATGTTCATGTGGAAGTCACCCGCAACTACGGCCAGACCGCCAATGACAAGGTGAACAACCTGGTCTTCAAGCTGTTCGTGGCCACCGGTGTGGTGACCATCTTCATCTTCCTGGCGCTCGGTCTGCGGGCCGCCATCGTGGTGTTGATCGTGATCCCGGTGGTGATTCTGGTGACCGTGCTTGCCGCCTGGTTGATGGGCTATACCATCGACCGCGTGTCCCTGTTCGCGTTGATCTTCTCCATCGGCATTTTGGTGGATGACGCCATTGTGGTGATCGAGAACATTTACCGGCGATGGCTGGAAGAGGGCACGATTGATGTGTCCGTCTCCATCGACGCGGTGCGCGAAGTGGGCAACCCGACCATTCTTGCCACCTTTACGGTGATTGCGGCACTGCTGCCCATGGGCTTCGTGTCCGGCATGATGGGTCCCTATATGGAACCGATCCCGGCCTTGGGCTCGGTAGCCATGCTGTTTTCGCTGTTCGCCGCCTTCATCTTTACGCCCTGGCTGGCCCAGCGTATTCGGCCGAGCATGGCCAAGCTGCACAAGATGGAGCAAAAGGAGCATTCCCAGAACGAGAAGCTGGGGAAGCTGTTCAGCAATATTTTGAACCCGTTACTGGAAAGCAAAGTCAAGGGCTGGACCTTTGCCGCCTTCCTGATTGGGGCTCTGTTGCTCAGCTGCTATATGTTCCCGACCACCGCCGTGACGGTGAAGATGCTGCCACACGACAACAAGCCGGAGTTCAACGTTTCCATCAACATGCCGGACGGGACGGCCCTGCCGGTCACCGCCAACGTCGCCAGCCGGTTGGCCGACGAGTTGTTGAAGATCCCCGAGGTAACGTCGGTTCAGACCTACGCGGGCACCGCCTCGCCATTTAACTTCAATGGTTTGGTCCGCCATACGTACATGCGCAGCATGCCGTGGATGGGCGATATTCAAGTGCAGTTGGTGCACAAGTCCGACCGGGACCGCACCAGCCATCAATTGGCCGGCTATACGCGTGATCTGCTGACTCCCATCGCCAAGGAAATGGGCGCCAAGATCGAGATCATTGAAATGCCTCCGGGACCGCCGGTATTGCAGACCATGGTCGCCGAGATTTATGGCCCCGACCCGGAAACCCGCCGTCAAGTGGCCAAGGACATTACGCGCCTGTTTGAAAAAGCCGAGTCCGTGGTCGACGTGGATAATTTCCTGCAGTCCAAGTACGATACCTGGCGCTTCGTGGTCGAACGGGAGAAGGCTTCCCGTCGGGGCGTGTCGGTGGAAGACATCAATCGGCAGTTGGAAATGGCCATGGGCGGTTTCAAGATGGGCGACGTGAAGGTCGGCCATGCCCTTGAACCGCGCTATATCGTGCTGCAAATGCCGATGGCCTTCCGCAGCCAATTTGGGCATCTGGGCGAATTGCCGGTGCCGTCGGCGCAAGGCAACATGATCCCGCTGGGAGAATTGGGCCGTTTCGAAGCCTTTACCATTGACGATCCGGTCTATCACAAGGATCTCCGTCCGCTTGAATACGTGACCGGTGAAGTGTCCGGACGCCTGGGCGCGCCCATATACGGCATCCTCGAAGTGGAAGACCTGCTCGACGGGTATGAGTCCCCCGACGGCGTTCGCGTGGCCACCGAGTACATGGGGCCGCCTGCCTCCAGTCAGGCGTCGGCCATGGAATGGACCGGCGAATGGACGGTGACCTACGAGACCTTCCGCGACATGGGGATCGCCTTTGGCGCCGCCATGATCCTGATCTACATCCTGGTGGTTTGGGAATTCGGCAATTTCACCCTGCCCGCCATCATCATGGTTCCCATTCCCTTGACCCTGATCGGTATTATTCCCGGTCACGCGATCATCGGCGCCATGATCGGCGGTGGCGAGTTCACGGCCACATCCATGATCGGGTTCATCGCCCTTGCTGGTATCATTGTGCGAAACTCGATTTTGCTGGTGGATTTCTCCAAGCATGCCGTGGCCGGAGGCATGGATGTGCAAGACGCGGTCATTTCCGCCTGCCGCACCCGTACCCGACCGATCATCATTACCGCCTTCGCGTTGGTCGGCGGCTCCTTTGTCATCCTCGACGACCCGATTTTCCAAGGCATGGCCATTTCATTGATGGCCGGTGTTCTGGTCTCGACGGTATTGACCCTGGTGGTGATTCCCCTGGGCTGCGTCAGCTTCCGCAAGGCCATGTGCGTGCCAACCGAAGAGGGCCACATTCATTCTCCTTGTGCCGCTGGCGCCCATCTCGAGGGATCCCGCGACGTGGGTATCGGTGCTCAGGATGACGACGAGGACGAGTTCAAGACCCCCTTGTGGATGAAGATCTGGTCCGGCTTGATCATGGCGTTCTATGTCATTCGGGCCATGGCCATGTTCGTCTGGATGGGGCTTCAATCCGTCTTTGGGTTCGTGCGCAACCTGTTTGGACGGGGATCGGATGTGGATGATCTTCCGCCGCCGACACCACCGCCCTACACGCCGCCAACCCCACCGACCCCGCCGGTACCACCCAAACCGCCGGTGGACAAGGCGCCCGAGCCCAAGCCGGAGCCGAAGGCTAAGTCGGAACCGAAGTCGGTAGCTGCCCCGAAACCTGCCCCGAAAGCCGAAGTCATCGCGCCGGAACCGGCGGTCAAAGAGGCCGCCAAACCAGAACCGGTCAAGCCGACGATTATCGAAGCCGAACCGGAGGCTCCCAAAGCCAAGGAAGCACCCGCCGGGACGGCGTCTGATACGAAGGTCGTTGCCGCCGCCGCCATGGGGGCGGCCACCGGTGCCGCGGTTCTTGCCGCGACCAGTGACAAGACACCGGAAGAAGAACCGGCGGCCAAGAGTGCACCGGCTGCCAAGCCCGCCGCCAAGAAATCAGCAGTGACAAAGGCTCCGGCTGCCAAGCCTGCCGCCAAGAAGGCTCCGGCTGCCAAGCCTGCCGCCAAGAAGGCTCCGGCGAAGAAACCCGATGCCAAGAAGGCGGTGGCTAAGAAACCGGCTGCCAAGAAGACCGCGACCGCCAAGCCTGCGGCCCCAAAAACGGCCAAGGCTCCAGCCGCGAAACCCAAGGCCGCGACAGCGTCAAAGGCAGGCCCGAAATCTGCCGCCAAGGCGGCAACCAAACCGGCTTCATCGGCCGCCTCGAAGGCTCGCAAGCGTCGAGGCATCCGATTGAAGACATCCATAAACGAATCTTCGGACGACCAGACGTGA